The Coregonus clupeaformis isolate EN_2021a chromosome 6, ASM2061545v1, whole genome shotgun sequence genome has a segment encoding these proteins:
- the LOC121568006 gene encoding diacylglycerol O-acyltransferase 2-like isoform X3, with protein MFYIVVMKTILAAYTGVLRGTGSVILSALQSLLSVCWAWCPRLEKQVQVFSVMQFIVSFLIMGPICSVVMLYLLWTDYWWVTASYTTWLFYDWNTHKQAGRRFSWVRNWTVWIYYRDYFPIRLIKTHNLLPNRNYILGYHPHGIFCFGALCNFATEANGFSAKFPGITPFVATLAGNFRMPLAREYLMSAGNAVVITVGGAAESLDCTPGVHCITLKNRKGFVKLALQQGADLVPVYSFGENDVYKQLILDEGSWWRLIQRRLQKILGFAPCVFQGRGLFSPDTWGLVPFSKPINSVVGKPMEMPKISSPSQEEVDHYHTMYMSSLTQLFDKHKTHFGLREEDVLVIH; from the exons ATGTTCTATATTGTAGTTATGAAGACAATACTTGCGGCATACACCGGTGTCCTGCGAG GCACTGGCTCCGTCATCCTGTCAGCCCTGCAGTCCCTGCTCTCAGTGTGCTGGGCCTGGTGTCCCAGGCTGGAGAAGCAGGTCCAGGTCTTCTCTGTCATGCAGTTCATCGTCTCCTTCCTTATCATGG GCCCTATATGCTCTGTGGTGATGCTGTACCTCCTCTGGACTGACTACTGGTGGGTCACAGCCTCATACACCACCTGGCTCTTCTATGAttggaacacacacaaacaag CTGGCCGAAGGTTCTCGTGGGTAAGGAACTGGACAGTGTGGATCTACTACCGAGACTACTTCCCTATCCGA CTTATAAAGACTCACAACTTGTTGCCCAATCGAAACTATATCCTTGGCTACCACCCACATGGAATATTTTGTTTTGGAGCACTTTGTAACTTTGCAACAGAGGCCAATGGTTTTTCAGCCAAGTTCCCTGGAATAACACCATTTGTGGCTACCCTGGCTGGGAACTTCCGCATGCCATTAGCCAGAGAGTACCTGATGTCTGCAG GGAATGCAGTCGTTATTACTGTTGGAGGGGCAGCTGAGTCTCTGGACTGTACTCCAGGAGTTCATTGTATCACCCTAAAGAACCGCAAGGGCTTTGTGAAACTGGCTTTGCAACAAGG GGCTGACCTGGTGCCTGTGTACTCGTTTGGGGAGAATGATGTGTATAAGCAGCTGATACTGGATGAGGGATCATGGTGGAGGCTGATCCAGAGGAGGCTACAGAAGATCCTGGGCTTTGCCCCCTGTGTGTTTCAGGGCCGGGGCCTCTTCTCCCCTGACACCTGGGGCCTGGTCCCCTTCTCCAAACCCATCAACTCAGTTG TTGGAAAACCCATGGAGATGCCCAAGATCAGTTCACCCAGCCAAGAAGAAGTGGATCATTACCACACCATGTACATGAGCTCCCTTACACAGCTCTTTGACAAGCACAAGACCCACTTTGggttgagggaggaggatgtaCTGGTGATTCACTGA
- the LOC121568006 gene encoding diacylglycerol O-acyltransferase 2-like isoform X2, whose product MKTILAAYTGVLRGTGSVILSALQSLLSVCWAWCPRLEKQVQVFSVMQFIVSFLIMGPICSVVMLYLLWTDYWWVTASYTTWLFYDWNTHKQAGRRFSWVRNWTVWIYYRDYFPIRLIKTHNLLPNRNYILGYHPHGIFCFGALCNFATEANGFSAKFPGITPFVATLAGNFRMPLAREYLMSAGVCPVNRATLEFILSCNGTGNAVVITVGGAAESLDCTPGVHCITLKNRKGFVKLALQQGADLVPVYSFGENDVYKQLILDEGSWWRLIQRRLQKILGFAPCVFQGRGLFSPDTWGLVPFSKPINSVVGKPMEMPKISSPSQEEVDHYHTMYMSSLTQLFDKHKTHFGLREEDVLVIH is encoded by the exons ATGAAGACAATACTTGCGGCATACACCGGTGTCCTGCGAG GCACTGGCTCCGTCATCCTGTCAGCCCTGCAGTCCCTGCTCTCAGTGTGCTGGGCCTGGTGTCCCAGGCTGGAGAAGCAGGTCCAGGTCTTCTCTGTCATGCAGTTCATCGTCTCCTTCCTTATCATGG GCCCTATATGCTCTGTGGTGATGCTGTACCTCCTCTGGACTGACTACTGGTGGGTCACAGCCTCATACACCACCTGGCTCTTCTATGAttggaacacacacaaacaag CTGGCCGAAGGTTCTCGTGGGTAAGGAACTGGACAGTGTGGATCTACTACCGAGACTACTTCCCTATCCGA CTTATAAAGACTCACAACTTGTTGCCCAATCGAAACTATATCCTTGGCTACCACCCACATGGAATATTTTGTTTTGGAGCACTTTGTAACTTTGCAACAGAGGCCAATGGTTTTTCAGCCAAGTTCCCTGGAATAACACCATTTGTGGCTACCCTGGCTGGGAACTTCCGCATGCCATTAGCCAGAGAGTACCTGATGTCTGCAG GGGTTTGTCCTGTGAATCGCGCCACTCTGGAGTTCATTCTGTCATGTAATGGGACAGGGAATGCAGTCGTTATTACTGTTGGAGGGGCAGCTGAGTCTCTGGACTGTACTCCAGGAGTTCATTGTATCACCCTAAAGAACCGCAAGGGCTTTGTGAAACTGGCTTTGCAACAAGG GGCTGACCTGGTGCCTGTGTACTCGTTTGGGGAGAATGATGTGTATAAGCAGCTGATACTGGATGAGGGATCATGGTGGAGGCTGATCCAGAGGAGGCTACAGAAGATCCTGGGCTTTGCCCCCTGTGTGTTTCAGGGCCGGGGCCTCTTCTCCCCTGACACCTGGGGCCTGGTCCCCTTCTCCAAACCCATCAACTCAGTTG TTGGAAAACCCATGGAGATGCCCAAGATCAGTTCACCCAGCCAAGAAGAAGTGGATCATTACCACACCATGTACATGAGCTCCCTTACACAGCTCTTTGACAAGCACAAGACCCACTTTGggttgagggaggaggatgtaCTGGTGATTCACTGA
- the LOC121568005 gene encoding microtubule-associated protein 6 homolog isoform X1, which translates to MAWPCITRACCINRFWSELDKADIAVPLVFTKYSDVAEVQHLHPQPPSRQKRTGPITIETQPSHSEPEAAAAAKAPPATGAASGKHGCSASVMRQDFREWKDIRPEPSCKPKNEYHPSATPFNNVTQYQKDYKPWPVPNKGDHPWIPKPSPTASSGAQEGGVGSKLEHAATEPESGVEKSEIEEKVQEKESKERKKKPVKKEKTVEKKVSAKMEGQPPAGATVEGKGRAAADALNRQIKQVVSTGTGSSYRNEFKAYKDVKPVKSTKPQSQYKPPMDDKDKTSLETSYSATYKGEQTKVQPTDNKLLERRRIRSLYNEPGGKETTKVDKTKTKPKKTSTTTSKMVKKAKEKTIAGALSTKKKTSTSTKPDESKPEGVVISKKSKEISNRLAEAKK; encoded by the exons ATGGCATGGCCGTGCATCACACGGGCTTGCTGCATTAACCGCTTCTGGAGTGAATTAGACAAAGCGGACATCGCCGTGCCTTTGGTTTTCACGAAATATTCGGATGTGGCCGAGGTGCAACACCTCCATCCTCAGCCTCCCTCTAGACAGAAGAGGACCGGACCTATCACCATAGAAACCCAGCCTTCTCACAGTGAACCGGAGGCGGCGGCGGCGGCCAAGGCACCGCCCGCGACTGGTGCCGCATCAGGAAAACATGGCTGTAGTGCGTCCGTGATGCGACAGGATTTCAGGGAATGGAAAGATATACGCCCGGAGCCCAGCTGCAAACCTAAGAATGAATATCACCCCTCGGCGACTCCTTTCAACAACGTAACCCAGTATCAGAAGGATTATAAACCATGGCCTGTCCCTAATAAGGGAGACCACCCCTGGATCCCCAAACCCAGCCCCACTGCCTCCTCTGGTGCCCAAGAAGGAGGCGTGGGGAGCAAATTGGAGCATGCAGCCACAGAGCCCGAGAGCGGTGTGGAGAAGAGTGAAATTGAAGAAAAGGTGCAAGAGAAAGAATCCAAAGAGAGGAAAAAGAAACCAGTGAAGAAGGAGAAGACTGTAGAGAAGAAAGTGAGTGCCAAAATGGAGGGACAGCCACCGGCAGGTGCCACTGTGGAGGGGAAAGGAAGGGCAGCAGCAGACGCGCTGAACAGACAGATAAAACAGGTCGTCTCAACTGGCACTGGCAGCTCTTATAG GAATGAGTTCAAGGCGTACAAAGATGTGAAGCCAGTGAAGTCAACCAAGCCCCAGTCTCAGTACAAACCCCCTATGGATGACAAGGACAAGACCAGCCTGGAGACCAGCTACAGCGCCACCTACAAGGGGGAGCAGACCAAGGTGCAGCCCACTGACAACAAGCTGCTGGAGCGCAGGAGGATACGCAGCCTGTACAACGAGCCGGGCGGCAAGGAGACCACCAAG GTGGACAAGACAAAAACCAAACCAAAAAAGACATCAACGACAACGAGCAAAATGGTGAAAAAGGCGAAAGAGAAGACCATCGCTGGTGCACTGTCAACCAAGAAGAAAACCTCCACGAGCACCAAGCCAGACGAGTCCAAGCCAGAGGGAGTCGTTATCTCAAAGAAGAGCAAAGAGATAAGCAATAGACTGGCTGAGGCAAAAAAGTAA
- the LOC121568004 gene encoding 52 kDa repressor of the inhibitor of the protein kinase isoform X1, which translates to MPNFCAAPNCTRKSTQSDLAFFRFPRDPERCRLWVENCRRADLEAKTSDQLNKHYRLCAKHFDPAMVCKTSPYRTVLKDTAIPTIFDLTSHLKNPHSRHRKRIKELTEEDIRRIKERRLASSIEQLHSKKDVEATEGQDAAEEEIKLSPEEKEFRDYLCSLFEIVVMLGKQNIPLETNVPEGVERDPSNFQALLEYRINAGDEALRRRFEATAVNVEYLSTAQQSQLLDVCESTVREEILMEVRESRFFSLVTGDLVEFARERHLPLFLRFVDQSNTLREEFLDFLPFEGDEASLVERLETQVTDGWGLRMEDCRGQAHVATGTFATKMKAVAVGLMGKYPMAMHTPCSTCALNIHLANSLPFPSVQVVMATLRKIDVFFKQSPSLQAELEKAISVYHQGNDEKATELKEACSSNWTVQHNVFELTVDLLESLLLCMDGIRDNENVKFPDAVTGDAYSIAETLADFEFIVTLVILKNALSFTRAFGKNLQGEALDVFFAANSLTAVLHSLNEVFDNIEVYHEFWFEEAVNLAGTMEIPVKVPRLFLRKHRSADTGEIPPETYFKEYVTVPVIRGIIDEVDDIFSQSNLKALKCLSLVPAIMGQMKFNTSEENHADVYRKDLPNPDTLPAELHCWKIKWKHRSKEVRLPSTIHETLQLSDVKFFPNVNCFLKVLTTLPVLMLEDSSSSETSRKRLQTYLSDTPIKHRCKSLAVLHINSHVKHDLDVMVDKYCRLYPEDEPEPEAESEISTVVI; encoded by the exons ATGCCCAATTTTTGCGCGGCTCCAAATTGCACCAGGAAGAGCACTCAATCCGATTTGGCTTTTTTCAGGTTTCCAAGAGATCCAGAAAG ATGTAGGCTCTGGGTTGAGAACTGTCGTCGGGCGGATCTGGAGGCGAAAACATCAGACCAACTCAATAAACACTACAGATTGTGTGCCAAACACTTTGACCCGGCTATGGTTTGTAAAACA AGCCCTTACAGAACAGTACTGAAGGATACTGCTATTCCAACCATATTTGATTTAACAAGCCACCTCAAAAATCCTCATAGCAGACATCGCAAGCGGATCAAAGAATTG ACTGAAGAAGACATAAGGAGAATTAAAGAGAGAAGAT TGGCATCCTCCATTGAACAGCTCCACTCAAAGAAAGACGTTGAGGCAACCGAGGGTCAAGATGCCGCTGAGGAGGAAATCAAGCTGTCCCCAGAGGAGAAGGAGTTCCGAGattacctgtgttctctgtttgagATTGTTGTCATGCTAGGAAAGCAGAACATCCCATTGGAGACCAATGTCCCAGAAGGAGTGGAAAGAGACCCCAGTAATTTCCAGGCCTTACTGGAGTACCGCATTAATGCTGGAGACGAGGCTCTGAGGAGACGGTTTGAGGCCACAGCAGTGAATGTGGAGTACCTCTCCACGGCCCAGCAGAGCCAGCTCCTAGACGTCTGCGAGAGCACTGTCAGAGAGGAGATCCTCATGGAGGTGAGAGAGAGTCGCTTCTTCTCACTAGTCACAGGGGACCTGGTGGAATTCGCTAGGGAGAGACACCTGCCTCTCTTCCTGCGGTTTGTTGATCAGTCCAACACTCTTAGGGAGGAGTTCTTGGACTTTCTGCCATTCGAAGGGGATGAGGCCTCACTGGTAGAGAGGCTGGAGACCCAAGTGACAGACGGGTGGGGGCTGAGGATGGAGGACTGCCGCGGCCAGGCCCATGTAGCCACCGGCACCTTTGCCACTAAGATGAAAGCTGTGGCAGTCGGACTGATGGGAAAGTACCCCATGGCAATGCACACACCTTGTTCCACCTGCGCACTGAATATCCACCTTGCCAACAGCCTTCCCTTCCCCAGCGTTCAGGTTGTCATGGCAACCCTGAGAAAGATTGATGTCTTCTTTAAGCAGTCTCCATCCTTGCAGGCTGAGCTGGAGAAGGCCATCTCTGTTTACCACCAGGGAAATGATGAGAAAGCAACCGAGCTGAAGGAGGCCTGCAGCTCTAACTGGACAGTGCAGCACAACGTGTTTGAACTGACTGTGGACCTGCTTGAGTCCCTCCTGCTGTGCATGGATGGCATTCGGGACAATGAGAACGTCAAGTTCCCTGACGCTGTGACTGGGGACGCCTACTCGATCGCAGAGACCCTGGCTGACTTTGAGTTCATTGTCACCTTGGTCATCCTGAAAAACGCTCTTTCTTTCACACGTGCCTTCGGCAAAAACCTGCAAGGGGAGGCCCTTGATGTGTTCTTCGCTGCCAACAGTCTAACAGCTGTCCTGCACTCTCTGAATGAAGTATTTGACAACATCGAGGTATACCATGAGTTTTGGTTTGAGGAGGCTGTGAATCTGGCAGGTACCATGGAGATCCCGGTGAAGGTGCCTCGTCTGTTCCTCCGGAAGCACCGTTCGGCCGACACAGGCGAGATCCCGCCAGAGACTTACTTCAAGGAGTACGTGACGGTCCCGGTGATCCGCGGCATCATCGATGAAGTGGACGACATCTTCTCCCAGAGCAACCTCAAAGCCCTCAAGTGCCTGTCCCTGGTCCCTGCCATCATGGGCCAGATGAAGTTCAACACCTCAGAGGAGAACCATGCAGATGTGTACCGCAAGGACCTCCCCAACCCAGACACGCTGCCCGCTGAGCTGCATTGCTGGAAGATCAAATGGAAGCACCGGAGCAAGGAGGTCCGCCTGCCCTCCACCATCCACGAGACACTTCAGCTGTCGGACGTCAAGTTCTTCCCCAACGTCAACTGCTTCCTGAAGGTCCTGACCACCCTGCCTGTCCTGATGCTGGAGGACAGCAGCAGCTCTGAGACATCCAGGAAACGCCTGCAGACTTATCTCAGTGACACACCTATCAAACACAGGTGCAAGAGTCTGGCCGTGCTCCACATAAACTCTCACGTTAAGCATGACCTGGATGTCATGGTTGACAAATACTGCAGACTGTACCCTGAGGATGAGCCTGAACCCGAGGCCGAGTCTGAGATCAGCACTGTGGTGATATAG
- the LOC121568006 gene encoding diacylglycerol O-acyltransferase 2-like isoform X1, with the protein MFYIVVMKTILAAYTGVLRGTGSVILSALQSLLSVCWAWCPRLEKQVQVFSVMQFIVSFLIMGPICSVVMLYLLWTDYWWVTASYTTWLFYDWNTHKQAGRRFSWVRNWTVWIYYRDYFPIRLIKTHNLLPNRNYILGYHPHGIFCFGALCNFATEANGFSAKFPGITPFVATLAGNFRMPLAREYLMSAGVCPVNRATLEFILSCNGTGNAVVITVGGAAESLDCTPGVHCITLKNRKGFVKLALQQGADLVPVYSFGENDVYKQLILDEGSWWRLIQRRLQKILGFAPCVFQGRGLFSPDTWGLVPFSKPINSVVGKPMEMPKISSPSQEEVDHYHTMYMSSLTQLFDKHKTHFGLREEDVLVIH; encoded by the exons ATGTTCTATATTGTAGTTATGAAGACAATACTTGCGGCATACACCGGTGTCCTGCGAG GCACTGGCTCCGTCATCCTGTCAGCCCTGCAGTCCCTGCTCTCAGTGTGCTGGGCCTGGTGTCCCAGGCTGGAGAAGCAGGTCCAGGTCTTCTCTGTCATGCAGTTCATCGTCTCCTTCCTTATCATGG GCCCTATATGCTCTGTGGTGATGCTGTACCTCCTCTGGACTGACTACTGGTGGGTCACAGCCTCATACACCACCTGGCTCTTCTATGAttggaacacacacaaacaag CTGGCCGAAGGTTCTCGTGGGTAAGGAACTGGACAGTGTGGATCTACTACCGAGACTACTTCCCTATCCGA CTTATAAAGACTCACAACTTGTTGCCCAATCGAAACTATATCCTTGGCTACCACCCACATGGAATATTTTGTTTTGGAGCACTTTGTAACTTTGCAACAGAGGCCAATGGTTTTTCAGCCAAGTTCCCTGGAATAACACCATTTGTGGCTACCCTGGCTGGGAACTTCCGCATGCCATTAGCCAGAGAGTACCTGATGTCTGCAG GGGTTTGTCCTGTGAATCGCGCCACTCTGGAGTTCATTCTGTCATGTAATGGGACAGGGAATGCAGTCGTTATTACTGTTGGAGGGGCAGCTGAGTCTCTGGACTGTACTCCAGGAGTTCATTGTATCACCCTAAAGAACCGCAAGGGCTTTGTGAAACTGGCTTTGCAACAAGG GGCTGACCTGGTGCCTGTGTACTCGTTTGGGGAGAATGATGTGTATAAGCAGCTGATACTGGATGAGGGATCATGGTGGAGGCTGATCCAGAGGAGGCTACAGAAGATCCTGGGCTTTGCCCCCTGTGTGTTTCAGGGCCGGGGCCTCTTCTCCCCTGACACCTGGGGCCTGGTCCCCTTCTCCAAACCCATCAACTCAGTTG TTGGAAAACCCATGGAGATGCCCAAGATCAGTTCACCCAGCCAAGAAGAAGTGGATCATTACCACACCATGTACATGAGCTCCCTTACACAGCTCTTTGACAAGCACAAGACCCACTTTGggttgagggaggaggatgtaCTGGTGATTCACTGA
- the LOC121568004 gene encoding 52 kDa repressor of the inhibitor of the protein kinase isoform X2, with product MTKCRLWVENCRRADLEAKTSDQLNKHYRLCAKHFDPAMVCKTSPYRTVLKDTAIPTIFDLTSHLKNPHSRHRKRIKELTEEDIRRIKERRLASSIEQLHSKKDVEATEGQDAAEEEIKLSPEEKEFRDYLCSLFEIVVMLGKQNIPLETNVPEGVERDPSNFQALLEYRINAGDEALRRRFEATAVNVEYLSTAQQSQLLDVCESTVREEILMEVRESRFFSLVTGDLVEFARERHLPLFLRFVDQSNTLREEFLDFLPFEGDEASLVERLETQVTDGWGLRMEDCRGQAHVATGTFATKMKAVAVGLMGKYPMAMHTPCSTCALNIHLANSLPFPSVQVVMATLRKIDVFFKQSPSLQAELEKAISVYHQGNDEKATELKEACSSNWTVQHNVFELTVDLLESLLLCMDGIRDNENVKFPDAVTGDAYSIAETLADFEFIVTLVILKNALSFTRAFGKNLQGEALDVFFAANSLTAVLHSLNEVFDNIEVYHEFWFEEAVNLAGTMEIPVKVPRLFLRKHRSADTGEIPPETYFKEYVTVPVIRGIIDEVDDIFSQSNLKALKCLSLVPAIMGQMKFNTSEENHADVYRKDLPNPDTLPAELHCWKIKWKHRSKEVRLPSTIHETLQLSDVKFFPNVNCFLKVLTTLPVLMLEDSSSSETSRKRLQTYLSDTPIKHRCKSLAVLHINSHVKHDLDVMVDKYCRLYPEDEPEPEAESEISTVVI from the exons ATGACAAA ATGTAGGCTCTGGGTTGAGAACTGTCGTCGGGCGGATCTGGAGGCGAAAACATCAGACCAACTCAATAAACACTACAGATTGTGTGCCAAACACTTTGACCCGGCTATGGTTTGTAAAACA AGCCCTTACAGAACAGTACTGAAGGATACTGCTATTCCAACCATATTTGATTTAACAAGCCACCTCAAAAATCCTCATAGCAGACATCGCAAGCGGATCAAAGAATTG ACTGAAGAAGACATAAGGAGAATTAAAGAGAGAAGAT TGGCATCCTCCATTGAACAGCTCCACTCAAAGAAAGACGTTGAGGCAACCGAGGGTCAAGATGCCGCTGAGGAGGAAATCAAGCTGTCCCCAGAGGAGAAGGAGTTCCGAGattacctgtgttctctgtttgagATTGTTGTCATGCTAGGAAAGCAGAACATCCCATTGGAGACCAATGTCCCAGAAGGAGTGGAAAGAGACCCCAGTAATTTCCAGGCCTTACTGGAGTACCGCATTAATGCTGGAGACGAGGCTCTGAGGAGACGGTTTGAGGCCACAGCAGTGAATGTGGAGTACCTCTCCACGGCCCAGCAGAGCCAGCTCCTAGACGTCTGCGAGAGCACTGTCAGAGAGGAGATCCTCATGGAGGTGAGAGAGAGTCGCTTCTTCTCACTAGTCACAGGGGACCTGGTGGAATTCGCTAGGGAGAGACACCTGCCTCTCTTCCTGCGGTTTGTTGATCAGTCCAACACTCTTAGGGAGGAGTTCTTGGACTTTCTGCCATTCGAAGGGGATGAGGCCTCACTGGTAGAGAGGCTGGAGACCCAAGTGACAGACGGGTGGGGGCTGAGGATGGAGGACTGCCGCGGCCAGGCCCATGTAGCCACCGGCACCTTTGCCACTAAGATGAAAGCTGTGGCAGTCGGACTGATGGGAAAGTACCCCATGGCAATGCACACACCTTGTTCCACCTGCGCACTGAATATCCACCTTGCCAACAGCCTTCCCTTCCCCAGCGTTCAGGTTGTCATGGCAACCCTGAGAAAGATTGATGTCTTCTTTAAGCAGTCTCCATCCTTGCAGGCTGAGCTGGAGAAGGCCATCTCTGTTTACCACCAGGGAAATGATGAGAAAGCAACCGAGCTGAAGGAGGCCTGCAGCTCTAACTGGACAGTGCAGCACAACGTGTTTGAACTGACTGTGGACCTGCTTGAGTCCCTCCTGCTGTGCATGGATGGCATTCGGGACAATGAGAACGTCAAGTTCCCTGACGCTGTGACTGGGGACGCCTACTCGATCGCAGAGACCCTGGCTGACTTTGAGTTCATTGTCACCTTGGTCATCCTGAAAAACGCTCTTTCTTTCACACGTGCCTTCGGCAAAAACCTGCAAGGGGAGGCCCTTGATGTGTTCTTCGCTGCCAACAGTCTAACAGCTGTCCTGCACTCTCTGAATGAAGTATTTGACAACATCGAGGTATACCATGAGTTTTGGTTTGAGGAGGCTGTGAATCTGGCAGGTACCATGGAGATCCCGGTGAAGGTGCCTCGTCTGTTCCTCCGGAAGCACCGTTCGGCCGACACAGGCGAGATCCCGCCAGAGACTTACTTCAAGGAGTACGTGACGGTCCCGGTGATCCGCGGCATCATCGATGAAGTGGACGACATCTTCTCCCAGAGCAACCTCAAAGCCCTCAAGTGCCTGTCCCTGGTCCCTGCCATCATGGGCCAGATGAAGTTCAACACCTCAGAGGAGAACCATGCAGATGTGTACCGCAAGGACCTCCCCAACCCAGACACGCTGCCCGCTGAGCTGCATTGCTGGAAGATCAAATGGAAGCACCGGAGCAAGGAGGTCCGCCTGCCCTCCACCATCCACGAGACACTTCAGCTGTCGGACGTCAAGTTCTTCCCCAACGTCAACTGCTTCCTGAAGGTCCTGACCACCCTGCCTGTCCTGATGCTGGAGGACAGCAGCAGCTCTGAGACATCCAGGAAACGCCTGCAGACTTATCTCAGTGACACACCTATCAAACACAGGTGCAAGAGTCTGGCCGTGCTCCACATAAACTCTCACGTTAAGCATGACCTGGATGTCATGGTTGACAAATACTGCAGACTGTACCCTGAGGATGAGCCTGAACCCGAGGCCGAGTCTGAGATCAGCACTGTGGTGATATAG
- the LOC121568005 gene encoding microtubule-associated protein 6 homolog isoform X2 produces the protein MAWPCITRACCINRFWSELDKADIAVPLVFTKYSDVAEVQHLHPQPPSRQKRTGPITIETQPSHSEPEAAAAAKAPPATGAASGKHGCSASVMRQDFREWKDIRPEPSCKPKNEYHPSATPFNNVTQYQKDYKPWPVPNKGDHPWIPKPSPTASSGAQEGGVGSKLEHAATEPESGVEKSEIEEKVQEKESKERKKKPVKKEKTVEKKVSAKMEGQPPAGATVEGKGRAAADALNRQIKQVVSTGTGSSYRNEFKAYKDVKPVKSTKPQSQYKPPMDDKDKTSLETSYSATYKGEQTKVQPTDNKLLERRRIRSLYNEPGGKETTKDCSETESSSILDLL, from the exons ATGGCATGGCCGTGCATCACACGGGCTTGCTGCATTAACCGCTTCTGGAGTGAATTAGACAAAGCGGACATCGCCGTGCCTTTGGTTTTCACGAAATATTCGGATGTGGCCGAGGTGCAACACCTCCATCCTCAGCCTCCCTCTAGACAGAAGAGGACCGGACCTATCACCATAGAAACCCAGCCTTCTCACAGTGAACCGGAGGCGGCGGCGGCGGCCAAGGCACCGCCCGCGACTGGTGCCGCATCAGGAAAACATGGCTGTAGTGCGTCCGTGATGCGACAGGATTTCAGGGAATGGAAAGATATACGCCCGGAGCCCAGCTGCAAACCTAAGAATGAATATCACCCCTCGGCGACTCCTTTCAACAACGTAACCCAGTATCAGAAGGATTATAAACCATGGCCTGTCCCTAATAAGGGAGACCACCCCTGGATCCCCAAACCCAGCCCCACTGCCTCCTCTGGTGCCCAAGAAGGAGGCGTGGGGAGCAAATTGGAGCATGCAGCCACAGAGCCCGAGAGCGGTGTGGAGAAGAGTGAAATTGAAGAAAAGGTGCAAGAGAAAGAATCCAAAGAGAGGAAAAAGAAACCAGTGAAGAAGGAGAAGACTGTAGAGAAGAAAGTGAGTGCCAAAATGGAGGGACAGCCACCGGCAGGTGCCACTGTGGAGGGGAAAGGAAGGGCAGCAGCAGACGCGCTGAACAGACAGATAAAACAGGTCGTCTCAACTGGCACTGGCAGCTCTTATAG GAATGAGTTCAAGGCGTACAAAGATGTGAAGCCAGTGAAGTCAACCAAGCCCCAGTCTCAGTACAAACCCCCTATGGATGACAAGGACAAGACCAGCCTGGAGACCAGCTACAGCGCCACCTACAAGGGGGAGCAGACCAAGGTGCAGCCCACTGACAACAAGCTGCTGGAGCGCAGGAGGATACGCAGCCTGTACAACGAGCCGGGCGGCAAGGAGACCACCAAG GACTGTTCTGAGACTGAGAGCAGCTCTATTCTAGATCTGCTGTAG